The Pseudalkalibacillus hwajinpoensis nucleotide sequence CGGAGAGCTGCTCGTCTTTCTTTTCCTATTTCTTGTGACGATTACTGGCGGCTTGCTGATGATTAATCTAACGAAAGTGATTCATATGATGATGGCGTTAGTGCTAACTTTTCTCGGCATTGCTGGACTTTACGTGATGCTTTCAGCAGAATTCGTGGCTGTTGTGCAAGTTCTGATTTATTCTGGCGCTATTACGATCATCATGTTATTTGGCATCATGCTCACGAAGCATTCTGAAGAAGAATCGAAAACAAGCTGGGCAAAGAAAGGGCTCGTTTTAACTGGGATCACCGTATTCTTTCTGATCGTCTTTAAAGGCATTCGTACTGTTTCTCTCGGGCCACAAGCAGAGAGCTTGCACGAAAATAATACGGAGCAAATAGGTATGATGTTGTTCACAGATTACGTTATTCCATTTGAACTTGTATCTGTGCTCCTACTCGTCGCTCTTGTCGGAGCGATCATTATTGCAAAGAAAGATGATCCCGATGATAAAGAAGGTGAGCAGTCATGAGCTCAATCCCGCTTTCGGCTTTTCTATTAACGGCGTTGATTCTTTTTTGTATCGGTCTCTACGGGGCGTTAACGAAGCGGAACGCCGTCATCGTCCTCATCTCGATCGAGTTAATGCTGAATGCAGTGAACTTAAATCTTGTAGCTTTTGCAAAATATGGCGTAGGTGCTTCGATTCGGGGTCAGGTATTTTCTCTTTTTACCATTACAGTCGCTGCAGCGGAAGCCGCTGTCGGCCTTGCCATTCTTATGGCGCTTTATCGGAACAGGGCTACCGTCAATGTAGATGAAATGAATACACTCAAAAAGTAGCGAAGGGGGTATAAAAGTGGACTATGTCTGGCTTATACCAATGTTGCCGCTTCTATCGTTTCTCATCATTCTATTCACTAGGCCGATTCTTTATCGAAAAGCCGGCGTTGTGGGCACCGTTCTCGCTGGTGCTGCCTTTATTTGTTCCCTTCTCGTGCTTTACAGTCATTTCGTTCAAGGGAACTATCTCGTAGAACACAACTGGCTCTCCATCGATTTAGTGGTGATTACGGTGGGCCTTGAAGTGAATCCGCTAAATGCTTTGATGCTCGTGATCGTCACGCTTGTCAGCTTTCTCGTACATATGTATTCGATCGGTTATATGGCGAATGACGAGCGCTATGCAACGTTCTTTAGTTATCTTGGTCTGTTCACTTTTGCGATGACGGCTCTCGTTCTCTCACCAAACCTCCTTCAACTTTATGTTTTCTGGGAGCTAGTTGGTGTTTGTTCCTTTCTACTAGTAGGTTTTTATTTCTATAAACCAGAAGCAAAGGCAGCTGCAAAAAAAGCTTTTATCGTCACAAGGATTGGAGATATTGGTCTGCTTATTGCGATTTTCCTTCTCTTTTGGCAAACAGGAAGCTTTGAACTCGATGTCATTTTTGAAGCGGCTCAAGCAGGCGATATTGCCCCTTCAATGGTCACGCTAATAGCGATTCTTATTTTCGTAGGGGCGATAGGAAAATCTGGTCAGTTCCCGCTCCACACATGGCTTCCTGATGCGATGGAAGGTCCAACCCCAGTCTCGGCTTTAATCCATGCAGCGACAATGGTTGCTGCGGGTGTTTATCTAGTTGCTGTCATGTATCCACTCTTCGCAAGTTCAGAAACGGCTATGACAACCGTTGCCATAACAGGTGGATTCACCGCCATCTTTGCAGCGACAATCGCCCTTGTCCAGAAAGACATTAAACGCATACTTGCCTACTCAACCATTAGTCAACTAGGGTATATGATGCTTGCCCTTGGTGCAGCGGGCTATACAGCAGGTATTTTCCACCTGACAACTCATGCGTTCTTTAAAGCCTTACTCTTTCTTGCTGCAGGAAGTGTGATCCATGCGGTCCATGAACAAAACATTCATAAAATGGGGGGACTTCGAAAAAAACTGCCTATCACAGCAGTTCTCTTCTTAATAGGTTGCTTATCCATTTCTGGATTTCCGCTATTTGCAGGTTTTTTTAGTAAGGATGAGATACTTGTCGCGACTTATGCGGATGGGCGCTACATTTTATTTGC carries:
- a CDS encoding NADH-quinone oxidoreductase subunit J, with the protein product MTGELLVFLFLFLVTITGGLLMINLTKVIHMMMALVLTFLGIAGLYVMLSAEFVAVVQVLIYSGAITIIMLFGIMLTKHSEEESKTSWAKKGLVLTGITVFFLIVFKGIRTVSLGPQAESLHENNTEQIGMMLFTDYVIPFELVSVLLLVALVGAIIIAKKDDPDDKEGEQS
- the nuoL gene encoding NADH-quinone oxidoreductase subunit L yields the protein MDYVWLIPMLPLLSFLIILFTRPILYRKAGVVGTVLAGAAFICSLLVLYSHFVQGNYLVEHNWLSIDLVVITVGLEVNPLNALMLVIVTLVSFLVHMYSIGYMANDERYATFFSYLGLFTFAMTALVLSPNLLQLYVFWELVGVCSFLLVGFYFYKPEAKAAAKKAFIVTRIGDIGLLIAIFLLFWQTGSFELDVIFEAAQAGDIAPSMVTLIAILIFVGAIGKSGQFPLHTWLPDAMEGPTPVSALIHAATMVAAGVYLVAVMYPLFASSETAMTTVAITGGFTAIFAATIALVQKDIKRILAYSTISQLGYMMLALGAAGYTAGIFHLTTHAFFKALLFLAAGSVIHAVHEQNIHKMGGLRKKLPITAVLFLIGCLSISGFPLFAGFFSKDEILVATYADGRYILFAIALVTAFLTAFYMFRLYFLVFFGTGSSEAKESSRVMLIPMIVLSALAIGAGYIQTTWFGSFLGDWLETSPYPILANHHSAPSWIPISASLLAIAGIGLAWFMYVRKGMAPDEGSEVHKLLTHKYYIDDIYEATFVKGTRVIGYFWLYFDRFIIEGGAQGITGIVKHLGKVGARIQSGQVQTYGTVAFSGLVVVLLLIAVFGGYF
- the nuoK gene encoding NADH-quinone oxidoreductase subunit NuoK yields the protein MSSIPLSAFLLTALILFCIGLYGALTKRNAVIVLISIELMLNAVNLNLVAFAKYGVGASIRGQVFSLFTITVAAAEAAVGLAILMALYRNRATVNVDEMNTLKK